A stretch of the Rhodothermales bacterium genome encodes the following:
- the pfkA gene encoding 6-phosphofructokinase codes for MDTLSRIGIFTSGGDSPGMNACLRAVVRSAIAHDLEVMGIRRGYQGMIEGDMVEMDSKSVSNIVQKGGTILKSARSAEFRTPEGRAKAADQLKRNGIDGLIAIGGDGTLKGAAVFYDEYAIPLVGCPGTIDNDLFGTDETIGFDTALNTALENIDRIRDTADAHDRLFLVEVMGRDAGFIALHCGIGGGAEMVLIPETLNDIDDIKSHIHSLMSSQHRSSIVVVAEGDELGGATQIAEAMRADDQFANIDLRVCILGHTQRGGAPTARDRVLASRLGVAAVDALVEGHSNVMVGLVNNEVKLTPSRNVWSRKKSINYDLLKLTQILS; via the coding sequence ATGGACACCTTGAGTCGAATAGGAATTTTCACCTCGGGCGGCGATTCGCCAGGCATGAATGCATGCCTCCGAGCCGTCGTTCGCAGCGCCATTGCCCACGATCTCGAAGTCATGGGTATCCGTCGTGGATACCAGGGCATGATTGAGGGTGACATGGTCGAAATGGACTCGAAGTCCGTATCGAACATCGTACAGAAAGGGGGGACCATCCTGAAGAGCGCCCGATCCGCCGAATTCCGTACGCCGGAAGGCCGCGCCAAGGCGGCCGACCAACTCAAGCGGAACGGCATCGATGGTCTGATTGCCATCGGCGGGGACGGAACGCTCAAGGGGGCGGCCGTCTTTTATGACGAGTATGCGATCCCGTTGGTCGGATGTCCGGGCACGATTGACAATGACTTGTTCGGAACCGACGAGACGATAGGGTTCGATACAGCGCTCAATACCGCACTGGAAAACATTGACCGGATCCGTGACACGGCCGATGCGCACGACCGCCTGTTCCTGGTGGAGGTCATGGGACGGGATGCCGGGTTCATCGCGCTGCATTGCGGCATTGGCGGCGGAGCGGAAATGGTTCTTATACCGGAGACGCTGAACGATATCGACGACATCAAGAGCCATATCCACTCCCTGATGTCCTCGCAGCACAGAAGCTCCATCGTGGTGGTGGCCGAAGGCGATGAGTTGGGTGGCGCTACGCAGATTGCCGAAGCCATGCGTGCCGATGACCAGTTCGCGAATATCGACCTTCGCGTGTGCATTCTGGGTCACACCCAGCGGGGCGGTGCCCCCACAGCCCGGGATCGTGTCCTGGCCAGTCGACTGGGTGTTGCAGCGGTCGATGCCCTCGTGGAAGGTCACAGCAATGTGATGGTTGGCCTGGTCAACAATGAAGTCAAGCTGACCCCTTCAAGGAACGTCTGGAGTCGGAAGAAGAGCATCAATTATGACCTCCTCAAGCTTACCCAGATCCTGAGTTGA
- the ubiE gene encoding bifunctional demethylmenaquinone methyltransferase/2-methoxy-6-polyprenyl-1,4-benzoquinol methylase UbiE, translating to MVEGKKPAVRAMFNAIAPRYDLLNRVLSGGIDQSWRRKVIRTLMETAPESVLDVATGTADLAIMAARNGVAENIGVDISEDMLEVGRRKVSRAGLQEQVILETGDAEALPYPEGRFDAATVSFGVRNFEDLDAGLRELHRVLKPGGRLIVLEFSRPRAFPVKQFYSFYNARILPLIGRMVSGDSGAYTYLPESIAVFPDGDDFERHLTDAGFAEPSTRRLTFGIASLYVGVKSPTAP from the coding sequence ATGGTCGAAGGCAAGAAGCCGGCCGTACGTGCCATGTTCAATGCCATCGCTCCACGCTACGATTTGTTGAACCGGGTGTTGAGTGGGGGGATTGATCAGTCCTGGAGGCGCAAGGTCATTCGTACGCTCATGGAGACGGCACCGGAATCCGTTCTCGATGTCGCCACGGGTACCGCCGACCTGGCCATCATGGCAGCGCGGAACGGGGTAGCCGAGAACATCGGAGTGGATATTTCGGAAGACATGCTGGAAGTGGGGCGTCGTAAAGTGTCCCGGGCAGGACTCCAGGAGCAGGTCATCCTTGAAACCGGGGACGCCGAGGCGCTGCCCTATCCGGAAGGCCGCTTCGATGCCGCCACGGTATCGTTCGGCGTCCGGAATTTCGAGGATCTGGATGCGGGTCTGCGGGAGTTGCACCGGGTGCTGAAGCCGGGTGGTCGTCTGATTGTCCTGGAATTCAGCCGACCGCGGGCGTTTCCGGTCAAGCAGTTCTATTCTTTCTACAACGCTCGCATCCTTCCGCTCATTGGACGCATGGTGTCCGGCGATTCAGGTGCGTATACCTATTTGCCCGAGTCGATCGCCGTGTTTCCCGACGGAGACGATTTTGAACGTCATCTGACGGATGCCGGGTTTGCAGAACCGTCAACACGTCGTCTGACGTTCGGCATTGCCTCGTTGTACGTGGGCGTGAAAAGCCCTACCGCTCCTTGA
- a CDS encoding ATP-binding protein: MAATIHTITIPSSTRFLEDVREFVKTHALAANFSDEDVEELKIAVDECCTNVIEHAYGNDASKTIDIAVLVDDRHFSIRIRDEGRAFDASTYREPDLAEFAKNRKSGGFGVHIMRKLMDAVTFSTRNGTNECLMVKER; encoded by the coding sequence GTGGCCGCCACCATCCATACCATCACGATTCCCAGTTCCACGCGGTTCCTGGAAGATGTACGCGAGTTCGTCAAGACGCATGCCTTGGCCGCGAATTTTTCGGATGAGGACGTCGAGGAATTGAAAATCGCCGTGGACGAATGCTGCACGAATGTGATTGAACATGCGTACGGCAACGATGCGTCTAAAACCATAGATATCGCCGTCCTCGTAGACGATCGTCACTTCTCCATCCGCATCCGTGATGAGGGACGTGCCTTCGACGCCAGTACCTATCGTGAGCCGGATCTCGCTGAATTTGCCAAGAACCGCAAGTCGGGCGGATTCGGCGTCCACATCATGCGGAAATTGATGGATGCCGTGACCTTTTCCACGCGCAACGGCACCAACGAGTGCCTCATGGTCAAGGAGCGGTAG
- a CDS encoding STAS domain-containing protein: MSDFSVGFRNQGTVRILDLHGELDAHTAAELETAIQKCQSEQAVNILVNGQNLVYISSAGLGVFMAFIEEVRECGGDIKIAALQPKVYNVFDLLGFPMLFDIMETEDEAVSKFSSAVSD, from the coding sequence ATGAGTGACTTTTCAGTCGGCTTCAGGAATCAAGGAACCGTTCGGATCCTGGATTTGCACGGTGAATTGGACGCACACACGGCCGCCGAACTGGAGACGGCCATCCAGAAGTGCCAAAGTGAGCAGGCCGTGAACATTCTGGTGAATGGCCAGAATCTCGTCTACATCTCGAGCGCCGGGCTCGGCGTATTCATGGCCTTCATAGAGGAGGTCCGCGAATGTGGTGGAGACATCAAGATTGCTGCCCTTCAACCCAAGGTCTACAACGTCTTCGACCTGCTGGGATTCCCCATGTTGTTCGACATCATGGAAACCGAAGATGAGGCCGTATCCAAATTTTCATCGGCCGTTTCGGACTGA
- the prmA gene encoding 50S ribosomal protein L11 methyltransferase, with translation MTSCRIALSVDPAHHDRLVAELSDWGAEGFEELDHVLVAFFPESEWDSVEPAVERLVAGMGGERVGPVERLEDRNWNADWEATIQPIDVDPFWIRASWNDGTVPEGRTVVVIDPKMSFGTGYHETTRLMLRNLARFVRPGDRVLDAGTGTGVLGIAALLKGASHCIGFDIDEWSTDNATENALRNDVGDRFEVREGDETTVPETGFGLVMANINRNALLAMLDWLLSRTARDGTLGLSGLLMTDRDDMMDALAAREVAVIAEEREGEWWSVWVRHATGNH, from the coding sequence ATGACTTCCTGTCGTATTGCATTATCGGTTGACCCTGCCCATCATGATCGGCTGGTTGCCGAATTGTCGGACTGGGGAGCTGAAGGATTCGAGGAATTGGACCACGTGCTTGTGGCGTTCTTCCCGGAATCGGAGTGGGATTCGGTCGAACCGGCCGTCGAGCGGCTGGTGGCCGGGATGGGTGGGGAGCGGGTCGGTCCGGTTGAGCGGCTGGAAGACCGTAACTGGAATGCCGATTGGGAGGCAACCATCCAGCCCATTGACGTGGATCCGTTCTGGATCCGGGCATCATGGAATGACGGTACCGTACCGGAGGGGAGAACCGTCGTTGTCATCGACCCCAAAATGAGTTTCGGAACCGGATATCATGAGACGACCCGCCTCATGCTGCGTAATCTGGCACGTTTCGTCCGGCCTGGAGACCGGGTCCTGGATGCGGGTACGGGTACCGGAGTCCTGGGTATTGCGGCGTTGCTGAAGGGCGCTTCGCACTGTATAGGCTTCGATATCGACGAGTGGTCGACCGACAACGCGACCGAGAACGCTCTCCGAAACGACGTCGGGGATCGCTTCGAGGTACGGGAAGGGGATGAAACCACGGTCCCGGAAACCGGATTCGGACTGGTCATGGCGAATATCAACCGGAACGCCCTGCTGGCCATGTTGGATTGGCTCCTCTCGCGAACGGCACGCGACGGGACCCTGGGACTGTCGGGATTGCTGATGACGGACCGGGACGATATGATGGACGCGCTCGCGGCCCGCGAGGTGGCCGTGATTGCGGAAGAGCGTGAAGGAGAATGGTGGAGTGTCTGGGTACGGCATGCGACTGGCAACCATTGA
- a CDS encoding exopolyphosphatase: MRLATIDVGTNTALLLISEWQQGRLVEVTRSSGYVRLGEGLEASGRVSGAALERLRGVLEAHMQLVRESGAADVVVTGTSASRDAGNGHLLHDIVREITGTPYRILSGEEEAEVTFLGAVSGWTGAWPGIGIPTVVDVGGGSTEVVQGRATDENVELGHRTSMDLGSVRITERFFDRLPPKTLDVEAARMHVGEMVRKRLSLFDRPVHLVGASGTAQVLGSLHAEQTGRPGPGEDGIPRGDVDAWAHRLEGMSADEVMALDPARMRGRADVFAAGVMILREVMEALDAPRLFISGYGVRHGVAIRYFRELTG, encoded by the coding sequence ATGCGACTGGCAACCATTGATGTCGGGACGAATACCGCACTTCTGCTGATTTCGGAATGGCAGCAGGGTCGGCTGGTCGAGGTGACCAGATCCTCCGGTTACGTTCGACTCGGAGAAGGTCTGGAGGCAAGTGGACGGGTCTCCGGGGCCGCTCTGGAACGTCTGCGAGGTGTACTTGAGGCGCACATGCAACTGGTACGGGAATCCGGAGCTGCCGATGTGGTGGTCACGGGTACCAGTGCCTCACGGGATGCCGGAAATGGTCACCTACTCCATGACATCGTCCGGGAAATCACGGGCACACCGTACCGGATCCTGTCCGGGGAAGAAGAGGCCGAAGTGACGTTCCTTGGGGCCGTCTCGGGGTGGACGGGTGCTTGGCCGGGTATCGGGATTCCCACCGTTGTGGACGTGGGTGGGGGGTCCACTGAAGTGGTCCAGGGTCGGGCCACGGATGAGAATGTCGAGTTGGGACACCGAACGAGCATGGACCTGGGCTCGGTACGGATTACGGAGCGGTTCTTTGATCGCTTGCCCCCGAAAACGTTGGATGTCGAGGCGGCGCGCATGCATGTCGGAGAAATGGTCCGGAAACGGTTGTCCCTTTTCGATCGGCCGGTACACTTGGTGGGAGCATCGGGGACGGCCCAGGTACTGGGCAGTCTCCATGCCGAACAGACCGGTCGTCCAGGACCGGGTGAGGATGGCATACCGCGCGGGGATGTGGACGCATGGGCCCATCGACTGGAGGGCATGTCTGCGGATGAAGTCATGGCTCTTGATCCTGCACGGATGCGCGGACGGGCCGATGTGTTCGCTGCAGGCGTGATGATCCTGCGTGAGGTCATGGAGGCATTGGATGCGCCGCGCTTGTTCATTTCCGGGTATGGGGTCAGACACGGCGTGGCCATTCGATATTTCAGGGAATTGACGGGTTGA
- a CDS encoding Mrp/NBP35 family ATP-binding protein, whose translation MTVEHVLKALAQVVDPDTGSNVLRLDMIKELQVSESGIAFTILLHDPTAGFARTVETDCRKVLAAEFGPDVRLDIRMDNEMLDLGMDLQVDGQTQAEGFRGVRNIIAVASGKGGVGKSTVSVNLAVALARQGFSVGLVDADIYGPSIPTMFGVENAKPRVSADRRIIPLEKFGVKLLSMGFLVDPEKAVIWRGPMVTSAIKQFLGDTEWGNLDYLLLDLPPGTGDIQLTIVQTVPLNGAVIVSTPQRVALADARKGVAMFEQVGVPVLGLVENMAWFTPPELPENRYYLFGKGGARALANELGVPLLAELPIQETIRQNCDDGTPAASEADTSASKAFAGLAQAVDEQVILRNATRPATEKVDILHR comes from the coding sequence ATGACCGTCGAACACGTTCTCAAAGCACTGGCCCAGGTGGTCGACCCGGACACCGGATCCAATGTTCTCCGACTGGACATGATCAAGGAATTGCAGGTGTCCGAATCGGGCATTGCATTCACCATCCTGCTCCACGACCCGACCGCCGGATTCGCCCGGACGGTCGAGACCGATTGCCGGAAGGTGCTCGCCGCGGAGTTCGGTCCTGATGTGCGTCTGGATATCCGGATGGACAACGAAATGCTGGATCTCGGAATGGATCTGCAGGTCGATGGTCAGACGCAGGCAGAAGGCTTCCGGGGTGTCCGCAATATCATTGCCGTGGCTTCCGGCAAGGGGGGTGTGGGCAAGAGCACGGTGTCCGTGAACCTCGCCGTTGCGTTGGCCCGTCAAGGATTCTCGGTCGGGCTCGTCGATGCCGATATCTACGGTCCATCCATTCCGACCATGTTCGGGGTCGAGAATGCCAAACCCCGTGTTTCGGCCGATCGACGGATAATCCCGTTGGAAAAATTCGGTGTCAAACTGTTGTCCATGGGATTCCTGGTGGATCCGGAAAAAGCCGTCATTTGGCGGGGACCCATGGTAACGAGCGCCATCAAACAGTTCCTGGGCGATACGGAATGGGGGAACCTCGATTACCTGTTGCTGGATTTGCCGCCAGGGACGGGAGACATCCAGCTCACGATTGTCCAGACGGTTCCGCTGAACGGTGCCGTCATTGTCTCCACGCCCCAGCGTGTGGCGTTGGCCGATGCGCGCAAGGGCGTGGCCATGTTCGAGCAGGTAGGCGTGCCGGTTCTCGGCCTGGTGGAAAACATGGCTTGGTTCACGCCACCCGAGCTGCCCGAGAACAGGTACTACCTGTTCGGAAAGGGAGGTGCCCGGGCCCTGGCCAATGAGTTGGGGGTTCCGCTTCTGGCCGAACTTCCCATCCAGGAGACCATCCGTCAGAATTGTGATGACGGGACCCCTGCTGCGAGCGAAGCCGATACGTCGGCTTCAAAAGCCTTCGCGGGTTTGGCACAGGCGGTCGACGAACAGGTCATCCTGCGCAATGCCACGCGACCGGCCACGGAAAAAGTAGATATCCTCCACCGGTAA
- a CDS encoding NifU family protein: protein MRPDIDNNLVQQVESALDTLRPYLKADGGEVRLLDITDEMVVELELLGACGTCPMSTMTLRAGIEQAVKRSVPQISRVEAINASGA from the coding sequence ATGCGTCCCGACATCGACAACAACCTGGTCCAACAGGTCGAATCGGCCCTCGATACGCTGCGTCCTTATCTGAAAGCGGACGGCGGAGAAGTCCGCCTGCTCGACATCACCGACGAGATGGTCGTGGAACTGGAGCTGTTGGGTGCATGCGGAACGTGTCCCATGAGCACCATGACGCTCAGGGCCGGGATTGAACAGGCCGTGAAACGGTCGGTCCCCCAGATTTCCCGCGTCGAGGCCATCAACGCCAGCGGGGCGTAG
- a CDS encoding M28 family peptidase — MKRFLQIALFALLVGPLAVMAQDTDVRQPIASPPSPTPTLFDDPAVVNAFAETITAEDLAAHLYFFASDFFEGRETSARGQKLAAQYLASQYRKIGLEPRGTAGTDNPRDPAAYMQPFTVYGSKFKQAGLVARTGDGPLASATYGGSNSDGHLMLQFGSGEDVSGGLIFGGYGIADDELGYNDMSALAAANLDLTQNWLLILAGEPMDASGKSLLTTDGEPSRWTTGRFTKFSSMGQTGMPKGILVVSPDAATPLAERVAVAATAPAGVGGLSLTPPDPNASGSRRRSFPPVFEISVELANQLLSPAGTTVEALQNGITASLEPTVLEVPGLTLNGNVENDAFEAQTENVVAYLEGSDLKDELVVVTSHYDHIGFSGTGEDRINNGADDDGSGTVTILEIAEAFMAAKKQGYGPRRSVLFMNVTGEEKGLLGSAWYTDHEPIFPLEKTVTNLNIDMIGRIDPTHPGPDGDYVYLIGSNLISQELHDINVKTNEVMGTDLDLNERFNSKDDPNQFYRRSDHWNFGKHNIPFIFFFTGTHDDYHGVDDEPDKIEYERMERIARLIFGTAWQVANQDNPPAVTGEGFN; from the coding sequence ATGAAAAGATTCCTGCAGATCGCCCTTTTCGCCCTGCTTGTCGGTCCTTTGGCCGTCATGGCCCAGGACACCGACGTCCGACAGCCCATTGCGTCCCCGCCGTCGCCAACGCCCACCTTGTTCGATGACCCGGCTGTAGTCAATGCGTTCGCCGAGACCATCACCGCGGAGGATCTGGCCGCACACCTCTACTTTTTTGCGTCGGACTTCTTCGAAGGGCGGGAAACGTCCGCCCGGGGACAGAAACTCGCGGCGCAGTACCTGGCCTCGCAGTATCGCAAGATCGGACTCGAGCCCCGTGGAACAGCCGGAACGGACAATCCGCGGGATCCAGCTGCTTACATGCAACCCTTCACGGTGTATGGATCCAAATTCAAGCAGGCCGGCCTGGTGGCCCGCACCGGCGATGGTCCGCTCGCGTCTGCCACGTACGGTGGCTCCAACTCGGACGGACACCTCATGCTCCAGTTCGGAAGCGGTGAGGATGTATCGGGGGGCTTGATTTTCGGGGGATACGGTATTGCGGATGATGAATTGGGCTACAATGACATGAGCGCCCTGGCCGCCGCCAACCTGGACCTCACGCAGAACTGGCTCCTCATTCTGGCTGGAGAACCGATGGATGCGTCGGGCAAGAGTCTCCTGACCACGGATGGTGAGCCGTCCCGCTGGACGACGGGACGATTCACGAAGTTCAGCTCCATGGGCCAGACCGGCATGCCCAAGGGGATCCTCGTCGTTTCCCCTGACGCGGCGACCCCGCTTGCCGAACGCGTTGCAGTGGCTGCGACAGCGCCAGCTGGCGTTGGCGGCCTGTCGCTCACCCCTCCCGATCCCAATGCTTCGGGATCACGGCGTCGCAGTTTTCCGCCCGTATTCGAGATCTCGGTTGAACTGGCCAATCAACTCCTGTCGCCCGCCGGCACCACCGTTGAAGCCCTCCAGAACGGAATCACTGCGTCTCTCGAGCCCACGGTCCTTGAAGTGCCGGGTCTGACCCTGAACGGCAATGTGGAAAACGATGCGTTCGAGGCCCAGACCGAGAACGTGGTGGCCTACCTGGAGGGGTCGGACCTGAAGGATGAACTGGTTGTCGTCACGTCACATTACGATCATATCGGGTTCAGTGGCACGGGTGAAGACCGGATCAACAACGGTGCCGATGATGACGGTTCCGGCACGGTCACCATCCTTGAGATCGCGGAAGCCTTCATGGCTGCCAAGAAACAGGGGTACGGTCCCCGTCGCTCGGTCCTGTTCATGAACGTCACCGGCGAAGAGAAAGGCTTGCTGGGCTCCGCCTGGTACACGGATCACGAACCGATTTTCCCGTTGGAAAAGACCGTAACGAACCTCAACATCGACATGATCGGTCGGATTGATCCCACGCACCCGGGTCCAGACGGCGATTACGTCTACTTGATCGGCTCCAACCTCATCTCGCAGGAGCTCCACGACATCAACGTGAAAACGAACGAGGTCATGGGTACGGACCTGGACCTCAACGAGCGGTTCAATTCCAAGGACGATCCGAACCAGTTCTACCGTCGTTCCGACCACTGGAACTTCGGCAAGCACAACATTCCGTTCATATTCTTCTTCACCGGGACGCACGACGATTATCACGGCGTGGACGATGAGCCCGACAAGATCGAATACGAGCGAATGGAGCGGATTGCCCGACTGATCTTCGGTACAGCATGGCAGGTTGCCAACCAGGACAATCCCCCGGCGGTTACCGGCGAAGGGTTCAACTAG
- a CDS encoding DUF58 domain-containing protein, with protein sequence MKRSGTDCRNRLGPTRFTHSIQQFPTTVAAESKLLKYLDPAFISQVSTMEMRARMIVEGFITGLHKSPYHGFSVEFAEHRPYNPGDELRHVDWKVFAKTDRHYVKQYEEETNLRQYVVLDTSPSMRYKHASGISKLEYGAWLAGALHFMMVRQRDATGLIGFDDHIHTLMPPKSTQGYLRQLLTRLEELTGAAPTENRTGAAAVLDEVAERIGRRSMVVLITDLFENVSEHEALLKSLRHLRYRGHEVLVFHVLETETERRFRFPDVPMRFVDMETGEEMSLQPSQLRENYAEAVQAFSDRFRDRCRERNIDFIELDTSTSYRAALLAYLNKRQRLS encoded by the coding sequence GTGAAAAGATCCGGAACCGATTGCCGGAACCGATTGGGGCCGACCCGTTTCACCCATTCCATCCAACAATTCCCGACAACGGTGGCTGCAGAATCCAAATTGCTGAAATACCTCGACCCGGCGTTCATATCCCAGGTGTCCACCATGGAAATGCGGGCCAGGATGATTGTTGAGGGGTTCATTACCGGTCTCCATAAAAGCCCGTATCACGGGTTTTCCGTGGAATTTGCGGAACATCGCCCGTACAATCCGGGCGATGAACTCCGTCACGTCGACTGGAAAGTATTCGCGAAGACCGACCGGCACTACGTGAAGCAGTACGAGGAAGAAACCAACCTGCGTCAGTACGTCGTCCTCGACACGTCTCCTTCCATGCGGTACAAGCATGCATCCGGTATCAGCAAACTGGAATACGGCGCGTGGTTGGCCGGTGCCCTGCATTTCATGATGGTGCGCCAGCGCGACGCGACCGGGCTCATTGGTTTCGATGACCACATCCACACCCTCATGCCGCCCAAGTCTACCCAGGGCTATCTGCGGCAGCTGCTGACCCGTTTGGAAGAGCTTACCGGTGCCGCACCCACCGAAAACAGGACCGGCGCCGCTGCCGTTCTTGACGAAGTTGCCGAGCGTATTGGTCGCCGGTCCATGGTGGTCCTCATAACAGACCTGTTCGAAAACGTCAGTGAACACGAAGCCCTGCTCAAGTCGCTCCGGCACTTGCGATACCGGGGTCATGAGGTGTTGGTATTCCACGTCCTTGAAACGGAAACCGAGCGTCGCTTCCGCTTTCCGGATGTCCCCATGCGATTCGTGGACATGGAGACGGGTGAGGAAATGAGCCTTCAACCGTCCCAATTGCGTGAAAATTACGCAGAAGCCGTCCAAGCGTTCTCTGATCGTTTCCGTGACCGGTGCCGGGAACGTAACATTGATTTCATAGAACTCGACACGTCCACGAGCTACCGTGCCGCTTTACTCGCGTATCTGAACAAACGCCAGAGGTTGTCATGA
- the pyrR gene encoding bifunctional pyr operon transcriptional regulator/uracil phosphoribosyltransferase PyrR → MEPTDVIKARLMDERDLERTLQRMAHQLIEVFELDEARGETFGLIGMQTRGAHLAARMQRMIHDDIGIQVPLGVLDATMYRDDFRMRMKQPVVRETRVEFDIRNRHLVLVDDVLFTGRTLRAALDALMDMGRPASVHSLVIIDRGLRELPLRADFVGRVVPTLPGEEVRVRVRECDQMEGVWLVSHPDSEE, encoded by the coding sequence ATGGAACCCACCGACGTCATCAAAGCCCGGTTGATGGATGAACGCGACCTGGAGCGAACGCTCCAACGCATGGCGCATCAATTGATTGAGGTTTTCGAACTGGATGAGGCCCGTGGGGAGACATTCGGACTCATTGGCATGCAGACGCGGGGAGCCCATCTCGCTGCCCGTATGCAGCGGATGATCCACGATGACATCGGTATCCAGGTCCCGCTCGGTGTACTGGATGCCACCATGTACCGCGACGACTTCCGCATGCGCATGAAGCAGCCTGTGGTTCGGGAGACGCGGGTCGAATTCGACATACGCAACCGGCATCTGGTCCTTGTGGACGACGTATTGTTCACGGGACGCACGTTGAGGGCGGCCCTCGATGCATTGATGGACATGGGTCGACCGGCATCGGTGCATTCCCTCGTCATCATCGATCGCGGGCTCCGGGAGCTGCCCTTGCGTGCCGATTTCGTGGGCAGGGTGGTTCCCACGCTCCCTGGCGAAGAGGTTCGCGTCCGTGTCCGGGAATGCGACCAGATGGAAGGTGTATGGTTGGTTTCCCATCCTGACAGCGAGGAATAA
- a CDS encoding aspartate carbamoyltransferase catalytic subunit, producing the protein MIPEKLEHRHLLGLADYSAGEIQLILETARRFRDVLDRPIRRVPTLRGITVVNLFFEASTRTRISFELAEKRLSADTVNFSASGSSVSKGETLKDTARNIEAMKIDMVVVRHASAGAPSFLTRCVDAVIVNAGDGAHEHPTQALLDALTISDRFGSFKGLNVSIIGDIMHSRVARSNMHALLALGANVTLCGPRSLLPVALDRMVGHGSVRVTTRLDEALEGCDVAMALRIQMERQGRSLFPSVREYHDQFGIRRDHLDTYKDLIIMHPGPVNRGVELATDVVDHERALILNQVTNGVAVRMAVLYLLSGTREEA; encoded by the coding sequence GTGATCCCCGAAAAGCTTGAACACCGGCACCTTCTGGGGCTTGCCGACTACTCCGCCGGGGAAATCCAGTTGATCCTGGAGACGGCACGCCGATTCCGGGATGTGTTGGATCGCCCCATCCGTCGTGTACCCACCCTGCGGGGGATCACGGTGGTGAACCTGTTTTTCGAGGCGTCCACCCGGACCCGGATTTCGTTTGAGCTGGCCGAAAAGCGCCTGTCGGCCGATACCGTGAACTTTTCCGCATCAGGATCGAGTGTATCCAAGGGGGAAACGCTCAAGGACACCGCCCGGAATATCGAGGCCATGAAAATCGATATGGTCGTCGTCCGCCACGCGTCTGCCGGTGCGCCCAGCTTCCTGACCCGTTGTGTGGATGCCGTCATCGTGAATGCCGGAGACGGGGCGCATGAACACCCCACCCAGGCATTGCTCGATGCCCTCACGATTTCGGACCGCTTCGGGTCGTTCAAAGGATTGAACGTATCGATCATCGGGGACATCATGCACAGCCGGGTGGCCCGGTCCAACATGCATGCCCTGCTGGCCCTCGGCGCAAATGTCACACTCTGTGGCCCCCGTTCACTGTTGCCCGTTGCATTGGACAGGATGGTCGGACACGGATCGGTTCGGGTGACTACGCGTCTGGATGAGGCGCTCGAGGGGTGTGATGTGGCCATGGCGCTCCGTATCCAGATGGAGCGTCAGGGGCGGAGCCTTTTTCCGTCGGTCCGGGAATACCACGACCAATTCGGCATACGACGTGACCATCTGGATACGTACAAGGATTTGATCATCATGCACCCGGGCCCCGTGAACCGCGGTGTGGAATTGGCCACCGACGTCGTGGATCATGAACGCGCGCTGATTCTGAACCAGGTCACCAATGGCGTTGCCGTCCGCATGGCCGTCCTCTATCTCCTGTCCGGAACCCGGGAAGAGGCGTAA
- a CDS encoding type I restriction enzyme HsdR N-terminal domain-containing protein, whose amino-acid sequence MGRQIHDAVRRRHVVDGPEERVRQAVLDWLIGQAGVPAGLIAVEKSIRVQGQVRRPDIVVHDRKGRPWLVVECKAPSVRLDRSVAEQVAAYNAVLKAPYVMVTNGQDHVGMHLLAAETSIRFLTEFPTYPRVDTP is encoded by the coding sequence ATGGGAAGGCAGATCCACGATGCGGTCCGTCGTCGTCACGTCGTGGATGGTCCGGAGGAGCGGGTCCGGCAGGCCGTCCTGGACTGGTTGATCGGACAGGCCGGCGTACCGGCCGGACTGATAGCCGTCGAAAAGTCCATTCGGGTACAGGGTCAGGTGCGTCGACCGGATATCGTGGTCCACGACAGGAAGGGCCGGCCCTGGCTCGTGGTGGAGTGCAAGGCCCCGTCTGTCCGTCTGGATCGATCTGTCGCCGAGCAGGTTGCCGCCTACAACGCCGTACTGAAGGCCCCGTATGTCATGGTCACGAATGGGCAGGATCATGTGGGCATGCATCTCCTTGCTGCCGAGACATCCATCCGCTTCCTGACGGAATTTCCGACGTATCCACGGGTCGACACGCCATGA